DNA sequence from the Diorhabda sublineata isolate icDioSubl1.1 chromosome 6, icDioSubl1.1, whole genome shotgun sequence genome:
AAACTTCAAATTACATAATTAAatcgataaaataatgaaatgttcAAAAGATCAGTGAACaaatattgtgaataaataaaacatttattgttgTCGCATGCATAAGGAGGTTATAGAGGtcataataaatcaaaatatttatcatctaAAATCTAGAAGAGCAATGAATGAAatagataatattttctataaaatttagtACTTTACATAGAACAGATATcccaatatttataaaaaaatattaagtaattattaataagataaaataaataaagctgTATCGAAAATCTATGTGATGGCCAAAAACATATTGCATCacttaataagtcgtgtgactgacacatagatggcgctgccattgtcataTCCATATGATtgtttatgaagtaccagctTTTAGAAGAcgatgtgtaaaatttcatgacatttcgattagtcagaaaggAGTGAGATTCATTTGAGTGAagctaatttttaaaacaatggattcaaaacaatttcttctgttaatttatcattgctttttgacgaaaaaaaatactgttcaAGCACAGCATTGACTTCAAAAGTATTATCCGGACtgtgctccatcgaaaagaaccatttgttattggtttgctgaatttaaacgtggtcgtacagacaccgatgatagTGAAtattctggtcgtccaattgcggtggttacttcagaaaacataaaaaaagtccacaaattggttatatctaatcgtaaattaaaATTGTGGAAGATAcctgaggccgtaaagatattagagtgtgtttacaattatgcatgaacatttgatcGTGAAAAAGCTTTTTGTAAAGTGGATGCCGCATTTACTCATCGTCGTTCAAAAACAACTACGTATGATGATTAGGAatagtgtttggccatgtttacacgtaataaatcagttttttgagtCGATACGTAATAATCAATGAAACATGGACCCATCACTTCACTTCGAAATCGAAACGATCATCAtatgagtggactgcagccggtgaactaCGTTCGAAGCGTTCAAAGGCACAATAGttagctgggaaggttatggcttcagtattttgggatgcgcatggaatattgttcatcgactgtCTCCAAgaggttaaattgaacgaattacacttctaATTGCTTCTTCATCCACCGTCCAGTCCAGATCTGACCCCCAGTgtctactggctattcgctgatctcaaaatgATGCCCCGGTAATTAATTCAGCTCAAATTAAAAAGCAATTGTTGAAACCGAAGCttattttgagacaaaagacaaatccttctataagCACGGCATCGACAAGTTTTGGAATGATTATATTGCTCTTGAAACAGAACGATTGATAATccacaaaacaaaataatagaaacatcTTGATATTAGACGAGGATGgatcccagaagtatctggctcaacaaagaaaaacaataaatttggtAACAAAATGTATTTCGTAATCTCATTTTAGCTCCATGCActttccagcgatgttcaataagttttataccctttttataataagaatcgtcaagcttctcaaaGTAGCCATTAACTGTCAACATTAcctcttcatttttgaaaaatctttgaccaatgggctattttttcaagtctggaaacagaaaataatccgaggggcctgaatctggcgaatagggtgcatgaggtagtaattcacactaattttgaccattgcaataacggatatgtgagctggggcattgtcttgataaaataACACTTCAATCTAAGCCAAATGTGGCCTTTTTTGCTtcatttcttcgctcaaacgttgcaataatttCCCATAATAATCgcagttgataattttttctttttcaagatatataatgaaaattatcccaaaaaactgacgcCATGACCTCGCCTGCAAATAGAACGGTCTTTGTCCTTTtcaattcattgttttgattattttttggttcgggtgtgaagtgatggacccaagTATCATCCGTTGTTAttaaacggcgcaaaaattcggctttatttctgtgaaacattgccaaacactcgatggaaatatcttcaagacgctgtttttgttctattatgAGGAGGGTAGGAtatagttcagcttttatattggttgggctaatgtctttcaaataaacaaataacgattaccaatttttccatgttcacaaattcactgACAACGTTCACTATTGttggctgtcaaacaaatattaaacaacgtggcgtcttcaaacttggaacATATGCTGTATGTATAGATTGTGAACTTTCTAATACgatggtatttttcaagcaactaccccCATCTCTAGGtcgggccaggtacttctgtgACCATCCTCGTGTGTTGTGTTCCTGTCACCGAATTTTTCAGTGGTCAGCAAAAGAGTATTAGGCAAATCTGTTGTTTTCTGAAAGTTTTTAAACTTTTCCGGGTTGGTATCGAATCAATTCAATTGTTTTCGAGTTTTGTATATACGTATgtatattactaaaaaatttcctaaacatgcattttcgaaaaaaacatcctcctttatttcttttttaaatttacaacaattttctttggtttaacatttttaaaaattgatgaaacaaTTATTATACCAATAGGTATTACActtataataacaaatataatttaaactaaaatctaCCAATTGCGTCTTAATACCTATAACATGAATACAGTCACAATACCTATATCAACGGCATGGTGTTATTACAATTAGTCCTATAGAACTGGATACTACATATGGCATATATTACTACaagtaaaatataatataaatatacgaCCTTACTTTaccaaaaaatgtattcaatatcaaatatcaaaagtaATTCAAGTCACAGgcttaaaatttcattttaaacaaagttattcatttcttttggatttttgatgtttaatgTCATAGAAAACTCAGCGAATTCACTTGAAATCTCTAGATTTTTCTTAGAGTGTAACCTAACTCGACATACCTCGTGATAATCAATGGAATTTTCACAGTTGTTTCACCGTATGTTGACGGTAAATATTTATCACGAAATGTGTTATGTTATGAAACAGACACCAGACACTTGGAGGCACAAATTACCTATAATCCGCTAtatcattgttttatttgtacgaGGTCGTTAGTATGCTGTTTCAGCAATACgatattttttaaggttaagtataataaatttcatgaCAATAACTTTAGACTTCGTTGTAGTaacattaaaatcaaataaatcaaataaaatttttaaaaatatatttagtgaCTATGTGGCGCCGTCAGTAGGATACTGAAAGGgattttatagtaaataacCCTTTGGTTTAGTTTAATGATAAGAAGTTGCTCATTTCTTAATCTATGTCATTCTCCTCACCTATTGCATTATCTATCGAAGAAAATCGCCTTAATGTGAATAGTTTTAATATAAGTAATATAGAAAACGATATATCTTTTGATCTAGATAGGGAATTCAGTAATTTGTCCATTGAAGATTCAATTCATCCTTCATATTGCATACAAGTGATATAAGTAAATTAACAATGTCAATGCAGAAATTTGATACTGTTCCAAGATTCGATTGGAAACATTTggaaactattttctttcataGATATTAGTAATAAATATCGTATTGCTGACTAACCACCtcgtacaaataaaacaatgataTTGCGGATTATAGGTAAATACCATTCcataattatatattagaatCTAAAGTGTAATCAAAAGGTAAAAAACGTTACCGTTTAACGTTTAACGCTACTCGGTGCGCGCTGATCACGTATATTTAGATCTCAGTCGGCGTCGAGCAATTAAACAGGAATTTCTGTAGTCGTGAGGTGTATTACAGGATGTGATTTTATTGGGAACAATGGAGAATTTATCGGATAATGCGTGAAGTATGCCATACAACGTAGCGGATAAAATTTTTGCCTACAAATGGACTATTCAGGTAAAAACTAGTTGCCAAGGAAAAGTATGGCAACTTTGTGggaaaaacaatatttgtaatatttgatcttgaataatttttatgtagaagTAAGATCAATCACTTTCATTTTTTGACTGGGACGAAAGTCCATATTTTTTCCTGTTAAACATTccataattaccaaaaaaaaattgaaatatcaatggAAATAAAATGTAACTATatcgttaaaaaatttatcaataacaaGACTCACGTGTTTGTTATCGAATTTGAAAGCATCCTCGTCTCGACATCCTAAACTCCGCATGTATTTCAAATACGTCGTCGTAATAGGTAACGAGTAGTCGATATCACCACCGCTAAGTAACAACTTTTTCTTTTGGGGTTCGTCACTATCGAGATCGGCCACAGGCGACCAAAGTTTCGGAGCGGCATCTTGGTAACGTCTTTTCGCGGGACTGCGAGGTGGGtcttttgaggttaagttaCATACGTCCAAAGGATTATTTGACCTTCTCAAAGGTTCCGGATTACTCGTTTGTGCGGCAATCGGTTTTTTTAACGTTATATTAGTCTCTGATTGTTGGTGAGGGTGATCTGCTTGGAGTGGACTGCATGATGCTGATAAACCTAtagattaattaattataattaatgatGATGTCATGGTTTGTTATTTACGTGAGACCAGATCTTGCATATTatgaagtatttttaatttttttatgccgCCCATCTAATTGATATAATCTCAAAAATGTCGTATTATTTGGAAGTACTGGCGAAGCACTGATTCTTGTTAGTATTTTCAGCATAAAATTAACAGTTTCCGAATCACTACAACTTCTTTTCGGTATCATCAACAGGAATTTCTATTTGTTCATTTAACATTGTATCTTAGTACGGGTTATATAacaaagaatgtttttttttttcaacttcggATGGGCTATAAGTAAAATACGGGAGAGTatacaaaaaagattttataatCAAAAGTAAGGTACAATGAAGCTTATTTCTCTACAAAATCACCTTGTCGATTAAGGCATTTGTCATATTTGTAAACAAGCTTCACAATATTCTCTTCATAAAATGTAACCGCCAATGATTGGAAGTTAGTTGTGACGATTTCTTTGTCAGTTTCGAAGCACCGCCCTTCAAACCACTGCCTTAATTCAGGTAATAGCAGTGCCAGTACGGGACTGTATGGTGGGTGTTCCAAAATGTTCCATTGAAATTGCTGAAGGACTCGTAGGGTTACACGAGGGCTGTGGCGACGGACATTGTCGTGGATCAGAACAATTCAAGTAGTCAGCATGCCTCTTCGTTTGTTTTGAATAGTTCTTCGTAAGCGTCGCAAAGTTTCACAATTTGAATATGTATTAATTGTTATTCTAGGCTTCATAACCTTCACAagcaacaaacaaaaaatagttcCCATATTCTTACGACTATTGAAGGTTCACTTGAATTTTGTGAGTCTCATGGAGAATTTGTATGCATCGATTGTTGTTATTGTCGTTTCTTTTCGGGCGTGTCATTCGTGAGCTATGTCTCATCACCTGTTTCAAtggatttcaaaaaatattgctCATCAATATTGTAACGGCCAACAAACTCTAAATCTGCGTTTTGAGGACATCAGTCAACATCGTTGGGACTGGATGAGCGCAAACTTTTATGCAGCACGACTGTTCAGTAACGATGGAATGCATTGATAATTCACTTATGGTGaacttttgaattttccattctTCGATGAATTTCTGCTGCGCTGTTCTTTACTACCTACGAGAAACAGTTCACAGCTCACACTTCACGGAAGAATCAATAGCGACAGTCATATTTATGTGACTGCAACTCAACAGGAAATTACCTGTTGGAATCGCCAGTGAAAGAGCGTTTGAGCGGGAAAGATGCGCAGTCGCCTACTAAGAACACCTGCTGCATTCCTGGTCATCATACTGTGCGattggaggttgaaaaaaaaacaaaccttatattatattatactaGGATCActctgtaaatatttaaattccaCGAAGCTACAGTTAGAGCTGGCATTTTTTAAACTACTGCCATCGTGAAGTTTTAAACTTTGATTGCAGTAGAGTTGCCGCTATCACAATGTAAATAGTGATAGTTGATGAGACCAGGAAAGTTGTGTGTGGAATCACGAAGATTCACAAACACTAACAATGGCGAAATAGCGGAGGTTTACCAAGGAAATTATGTTTGTAGTTTTCTTTAGTTCTATACGATAAGTATATATAAGCAATTAATTCTGCAAATCAACGTACAGTCACAGCAAACTATTAGAGTTCTTGAATCAGTGAATTATCGCGGGTTGATTTTGCCGATAATGCATCCTCACATACTGTACGGCCGACAGTTGAATTCTcatgtgaaaataatgtaatttattgaacatcCACCCTATTTTCCTGATTTAGCCATTTCTGATTCTTATTCAACATAAACAAACATTTACGTGGTCGAAGTTACGCGACGGAAGATATAGATGATacatttcatcaatttttttagagCGTTTCATAAGATGATTGGCTTCTAGATTTTAAGTTGTggaacaaaaagtttttataagaaAGTTGTGCTTGCATACAACATACAAGTAGAATTATATGGATAAAAATATGACGATTAAAGAGCTAGAAGCTACCAATACGATTGTTCTAATAGCATAATGGGtatgtattgattgaaaatcttttaAGACGAGAATCACAAAAAATTTCCGAAAATACAAATGAGAGTACATTTTCTTACCTCCATTTTTTATCCTGTAACCGCTTTCGTCGTCTTGTTGCGTTGTATTAATTACCATGGGCGTTGCTACTCGGGGTGCTGGGGGAGTAGTTCCTAAGGCTGTTCCCATCTGTTGTAAAGGTGCCACTGCTGGAGGTAGCGTAGGGCTGGGGCTGGGTGTAGGTAAGAGTGACGTGGGTGAAGGTGATCGAGGGTGTTTCTGGCACTCGGTGCATCCGAGCAGGAAACGGGTGACGGCTTCTCTCGGTAGGAACGCATACGTCTCTGTTATCTGCAAAACAATACATTCTATAAATGATGGATACATAGAATGTATCGTAGTAGCGTAGATTAACGgcttttaaatttaataattttggaaattagaaaaatgataTAGGTACAATTAcattaattaagaaaatatatgtattaagAAATCTATATTGAATGGTATCCAAATGtctttctattgaaataaaaattatagtagaTTCCGATTTAAACCCAAACTttgtatctaaatattttaaaaatataatacctacttatatattaagtaaaaaaacTCAAGGTGTTATAGAAGATAATTTTTATGGTGTGTGAAGGATGTTTCACTGTTTTCTCGGTGTCAATAAGCAATATAACAACAGCATTTAAGGGTAGAATTGTGACTCACGCCCCTAGTATTTAGGAATTAAATGTATCAAATGACATGGAAAATATTTACGCGGTAGGTGCAGTATCGATCAACAGGAAATGCATTTTTTCATACAGTTAGAGAAGCAAGATGTGTTcccaccaaaaaaaaattgttgcattTATATTAATACTAGAATCTCTCGGAGACtaactattgaaaatttctttctaAATTACCAGGTGTGATACCATATTACGCATCATCTAGAAGATGTCTCATAAATagtcatacaaaaataaaacctCAATATTGGAAGTACCATTTCAACTAGACATTCAGCAATCTTATTGAGACCTTGTTAAAACCACTGTATTTCCAATACTCCTCCGTATTCCTATTTTTTCTCACACTTGAATTGTTTCCATATGTATCTGAATAAATGGTAATCTGATTATGTAAGGTCTGGACTGAATGCTGAATATAGTAAGAAATCAGTATCACCaagtttttcgattttatttctCAAAGTGTGATGGTTTGTCTTGTTGTAAGAGAATTCGCATTCGGTTATCTAGATATTTTCCCGATAAAACATTTGTATCAGCTATCTACTATATAATTTCATTACTCCACTAGACACACAACAAGATTTTCCGTCTGAATAGACCTCTCTTTGCGACGGGTTCTGGTAATTGTTGTTTTGCTAACCACTGATGTTCCATATTCGGgcaaatacaaaataaaaactcaatattcGTTTCAACTCAACGTTCAGCAATCTCGTTGAGACCTAGGTAAAACCATATTCACActttattttcaacatctcctttgTATGCCTTTATTTTCTCACGTTATAATTTCTCTAAGTATCTGATTAACTCGTGATCTGATAGTGTAAGGTTCGGTCTAAATAATTGATATGGTAGGAGTTCAGTACCACCAAGTTTTTTgatcttatttttcaaaatgtgatGGTTTGTCTTGTTGTGAGAGAATTTGCATTCGGTTAACTAAGCCTAGATATTTTCCCGATAAAACATTTGCATCATATGTTCACTATATCCTTTCATAATTCCACTAGAGACACAACAAGATTTTCCGTTTGAATAGACCTCTCTTTACGACGGGTTCTGGTAATAATTCTTTGTCTGTTTCACTGATTTTCCATGTCCAGGTTTTTTGGATGAATCCATTTTTAATAGTGGTAACAACTCGTCTAATAAAACGATCGTTTTTGCAGAAGGCAAGAAGC
Encoded proteins:
- the LOC130445505 gene encoding uncharacterized protein LOC130445505, with translation MATHPITTNMAENDNLIQKPPKKNPKKKSTAKSTKSEQNNNENRVRVNSDNKEDMLLNYQPWVIQTYGDLAKTKTITLKKYARILRTLRGEEIVSADNSKFRFWVKAKGFCVGQPVGYDAKPADGIVGRFSVCDMDDGIPPVNEKLSGSAKDPPLYVPNAPFKNSTGDPVYRKVAVVENFFDIIYNVHVDLEGRPGKHAGQKRTYRTITETYAFLPREAVTRFLLGCTECQKHPRSPSPTSLLPTPSPSPTLPPAVAPLQQMGTALGTTPPAPRVATPMVINTTQQDDESGYRIKNGGLSASCSPLQADHPHQQSETNITLKKPIAAQTSNPEPLRRSNNPLDVCNLTSKDPPRSPAKRRYQDAAPKLWSPVADLDSDEPQKKKLLLSGGDIDYSLPITTTYLKYMRSLGCRDEDAFKFDNKHVSLVIDKFFNDIVTFYFH